From one Caminicella sporogenes DSM 14501 genomic stretch:
- the rseP gene encoding RIP metalloprotease RseP encodes MLTLFSFILVFGLLVFFHEFGHFIFAKLNDIKVHEFALGMGPKLLSYKGKETEYSIRILPIGGYVKMEGEDGASEDIRSFSKKSPLQRISVIAAGPIMNIILAILLFMIIGFSIGVPINVINEVTENYPAYKAGIQPGDKIIKINDNKINSWDDIVKNVSQSSTDVLKITLIRDGKKMSLDVKPIFDKKTNKKLIGISPVFSKSIFASFKFSVERVVLITKGIGNFLLNLVKGKASSKEIVGPIGMVHFVGEAARISIFSLMSLAALISINLAILNLLPFPALDGGRLVFIIIELILGKPIDPEKEGFVHFIGFIILLGLMVFVIYKDITRFNLF; translated from the coding sequence ATGCTTACTTTGTTTAGTTTTATATTAGTCTTTGGGCTTTTAGTTTTTTTCCATGAATTTGGACATTTCATTTTTGCTAAATTAAATGACATAAAAGTACATGAATTTGCACTTGGAATGGGACCTAAATTATTATCATATAAAGGAAAAGAAACAGAATATTCAATAAGAATTCTTCCTATTGGCGGTTATGTGAAAATGGAAGGGGAAGATGGAGCTTCAGAAGATATTCGAAGTTTTAGTAAAAAATCTCCTCTTCAGAGGATTTCAGTTATTGCTGCAGGTCCAATAATGAATATAATTCTAGCAATACTGCTCTTTATGATTATAGGATTTAGTATAGGAGTTCCTATAAATGTAATTAATGAAGTTACTGAGAATTATCCAGCTTATAAAGCAGGTATACAACCCGGAGATAAAATCATAAAAATCAATGATAATAAAATCAATAGTTGGGATGATATAGTAAAAAATGTCAGTCAGAGTAGTACAGATGTATTAAAAATTACTTTAATTAGAGATGGAAAGAAGATGTCATTAGATGTTAAACCAATATTTGACAAAAAAACAAATAAAAAGTTAATAGGGATAAGTCCCGTTTTTTCAAAATCAATTTTTGCATCTTTTAAGTTTTCTGTAGAAAGAGTAGTTTTGATTACAAAGGGAATAGGGAATTTTCTTTTAAATTTAGTTAAAGGAAAAGCTTCTTCAAAAGAAATAGTTGGACCTATTGGAATGGTACATTTTGTTGGAGAAGCAGCTAGAATTAGTATTTTTTCATTAATGTCGCTAGCGGCGCTTATATCTATCAACCTTGCTATATTGAATTTACTACCGTTTCCTGCTTTAGACGGAGGACGATTGGTATTTATAATCATTGAGTTAATACTTGGAAAACCTATAGACCCTGAAAAAGAAGGATTTGTTCATTTTATAGGTTTTATAATATTATTAGGTTTGATGGTTTTTGTCATATATAAAGATATTACTCGATTTAATTTATTTTAA
- a CDS encoding 1-deoxy-D-xylulose-5-phosphate reductoisomerase, with protein sequence MKRISILGSTGSIGTQTLDIVRNNPDLFKVIAISGNTNIELLRKQIEEFKPKYVAVYDKKNAQKLKEIVKNDGVEILAGLEGLNAIATIDEVDVVVTSVVGNIGLLPTFNAIKAKKTIALANKETLVTAGEIIMNEASKNGVSIIPVDSEHSAIFQCLNGNDILNVEKIILTASGGPFRGLKRNDLLSVTSKDALKHPNWNMGKKITIDSATLMNKGLEVIEAKWLFNLEIDQIDVIIHPQSIIHSMVEFIDGSILAQLGIPDMKLPIQYALTYPLRIKSNMSKLDFNQIASLTFEKPDTNTFPCLKLAYEALKIGGSMPTVLNASNEELVYLFLNGKIGFYDIPDKIEKAMKRHNPIKNPSIEDILLVDKETREYINNSF encoded by the coding sequence ATGAAAAGAATTTCAATTCTAGGTTCAACTGGTTCTATAGGTACTCAAACACTTGATATTGTAAGGAATAATCCAGATTTGTTTAAGGTTATTGCTATAAGTGGAAATACTAATATAGAGCTTCTTCGAAAACAAATAGAAGAATTTAAACCTAAATATGTAGCTGTATATGATAAGAAAAATGCACAAAAGTTAAAAGAGATAGTAAAAAATGATGGAGTTGAAATTTTAGCTGGATTAGAAGGTTTAAATGCGATTGCAACAATTGATGAAGTAGATGTAGTTGTAACATCTGTAGTTGGCAATATAGGACTTTTACCTACTTTTAACGCAATAAAAGCTAAAAAGACGATTGCTTTAGCTAACAAAGAAACTTTAGTTACTGCTGGAGAAATAATTATGAATGAAGCAAGTAAAAATGGAGTCTCAATTATTCCAGTTGATAGTGAACACAGTGCTATATTTCAGTGTCTAAATGGAAATGATATATTAAATGTCGAAAAAATAATTTTAACTGCTTCAGGCGGACCTTTTAGAGGTTTAAAAAGAAATGATTTATTAAGTGTTACTTCAAAAGATGCTCTAAAGCATCCAAATTGGAACATGGGTAAAAAAATTACTATAGATTCAGCTACACTAATGAATAAAGGATTGGAAGTAATTGAAGCCAAATGGTTATTTAACTTAGAAATAGACCAAATAGATGTAATTATTCATCCGCAGAGTATTATACATTCAATGGTTGAATTTATAGACGGTTCAATATTAGCTCAGCTTGGTATTCCTGATATGAAATTACCAATACAATATGCATTAACTTATCCTTTAAGAATAAAATCTAATATGAGCAAATTAGATTTTAATCAGATTGCTAGCCTTACTTTTGAAAAGCCGGATACTAATACTTTTCCGTGTTTAAAGTTGGCATATGAAGCATTAAAAATAGGGGGAAGTATGCCTACTGTATTAAATGCTTCAAATGAAGAATTAGTTTATTTGTTTTTAAACGGTAAAATAGGATTTTATGATATACCAGATAAAATAGAAAAGGCAATGAAACGTCATAATCCTATTAAAAATCCAAGTATAGAAGATATACTTCTTGTAGATAAAGAAACTAGGGAATATATAAATAATAGTTTTTAA
- a CDS encoding phosphatidate cytidylyltransferase, with protein MTKRILSGIIGLPLLIYIILSGGITLIFAVLFIALMGLSEFYKSFFQKNIYPITFIGYFFTAQLFADYYFYRQKYFLCIIFLITFILLIIFLFSKKYSPLDVSITLLGFLYVSVFLLHIIYISDMNVKNFIWFPFITAWATDTFAYFTGYFFGRKKLIPQVSPKKTVEGSIGGIIGSIIVSLVFSYIFMPKFILHSVVIGLIGSIFSQIGDLIASKIKRYVGIKDFGNIIPGHGGVLDRFDSIILTAPIIYYYLIFFTN; from the coding sequence ATGACTAAGAGAATTTTATCTGGAATAATTGGACTGCCGCTTCTTATATATATAATTTTATCTGGAGGAATTACTTTAATTTTTGCTGTTTTATTTATAGCATTAATGGGGCTAAGTGAATTTTATAAGAGCTTTTTTCAAAAAAATATTTATCCTATTACTTTTATTGGGTATTTTTTCACTGCACAGCTTTTTGCTGATTATTATTTTTACAGACAAAAATATTTTTTATGTATTATATTCTTAATTACTTTTATACTTTTAATTATTTTTTTATTCAGTAAAAAATATTCTCCATTAGATGTATCTATAACATTGTTAGGCTTTTTATATGTTTCAGTATTTTTACTACATATAATATATATATCAGACATGAATGTTAAAAATTTTATTTGGTTTCCATTTATTACTGCTTGGGCGACAGATACTTTTGCTTACTTTACGGGATATTTTTTTGGTAGAAAAAAACTGATTCCGCAAGTAAGTCCTAAAAAGACTGTAGAAGGAAGTATTGGCGGTATAATAGGCAGTATAATTGTATCTTTGGTTTTTTCATACATATTCATGCCTAAATTTATTTTACATTCAGTAGTAATTGGTTTGATAGGAAGTATTTTTTCTCAAATAGGAGATTTAATAGCATCAAAGATAAAAAGATATGTTGGAATAAAAGACTTTGGAAACATTATACCGGGACATGGAGGTGTTTTAGATAGATTTGACAGTATAATTTTAACTGCTCCTATAATATATTACTATCTAATCTTTTTTACAAATTAA